Part of the Aquila chrysaetos chrysaetos chromosome Z, bAquChr1.4, whole genome shotgun sequence genome is shown below.
GCTTTTAGAATCTGCAGCctaacaaaagttaaaaaagtgaggtttattttttattattttgttgcCCATTGCTCAAAACAACCccagaataaaataatactaTCCTATAAATCTAGGCTTATAAACTACAGTACTGTGCTAACATCTAGGTTAACATTGACTGACTGCAGGGTTATTAATGTCATACAGAATTATTTGTTATTCCAGTTACCCTGTTGCAAAGCTCATTGAAAGCTGTCACCCAGAGACGCATTCTTCAGTTCAAAATGAAATCACCTTCTAATCTACACAATTCAGAGACCATTCACAAATAAAACAGTCTTTGCTAGAGATTATAGAAACTTAATTAACTCTAAACCCATCTGGTGGTTTTAACATATACATTGATTTAATTCATTGTCTTGGTTTCGGCTGGgacagagtttattttctttctagtagctggtacagtgctatgttttggatttagtatgagaagaatgttgataacacactgatgttttcagtttttgctaagtagtgtttataccaagtcaaggatttttcagcttctcatgcccagccagcaagaaggctggaggggcacaagaagctgtgAGGGCACACAGTCagagcagctgacccaaactggccaaagagatattccataccatgtgattCATGTCCAGTGTATAagctggggggagtgggggttgGGGGAATCGCcacttgggaactaactgggcatcggttggtgagtggcgagcaattgcattgtgcatcacttgttttgtatattccaatccttttattattgtaattttattattgttattattatcattattagtttcttcctttctgttctactaaactgttcttatctcaacccatgagttttactttttccttctgattctctcccccatcccactgggtcagggggaagtgagtgagcagctgcacgGTGCgtagttgctagctggggttaaaccacaacaccatcACACTTCTTCCTGCTCTGCTACAATAACAACCCGAAGTCACTGACAAGAACTGAACAGATTGTTTAAATGTACATATTCCGTCACTGATTGCATGAGATTCCACTCCAAAATTTAAAGCACACTTTTcactaggttttttttttaaattttatttaaatcctCATGGCCTTCATGAAAGATATAAGCAAGACTGTGTAGAAAGCATTTGCCATTTGTTTGCTCTAGTCTGCTGATAAGACTCATGTTTTGGGGGCTAAGCCAaatgtgatttcatttttttaattagaattttcAAATTCTGTGCTATTTGAACGAGgcaatttaaaataagcaagGTACCAGCTGGATGAGTTTATGCAGTCTGCACACATTAACTTGGCATTTTAACTGTTCAAACAAAGTCTAACAATGAAGTCATGGAAAGATGCTGGAAAGGCTGAAACATGTCCTTGTTTCAAAATCGACTTGCAAAAAAGATCGGccagcttgtttgtttttgataATGTGCTTACGAAGAGTTGCAAGAGGTCTGTGAGCTACTTTCCATTTTCAGTCTAAAAGTTCTTGTCTTCCCTGTTTGGATGGAAGTCTTCTTAGCAAGACCTGGAGCTCTCTCAGCTGcaagagaagggcaatgaaCCTTTTCTCACCATCTAGATTCTTCATAAGCTTCGAGCTAAAAAGGCATTACAtagtctttgaaataaaattacttcctcTTTCTACAAAATAGTTTTCAGTTCTTCAAAATCTACACCGTCCTGCTACTCTCCAGCTGCCCACAACGTTTTCCCAGTAGACAAGGCCTTACCACCTGCAATGACCAAGTATCTGTAAGAGCACAGGAGGTGACAATGCACTGCCTGTGGTCAAACCTACTACAGGTGTGAGCTCTGATCAAAACCTCTCCAGCCCATTGGGACTAAGTGGGCACTGTGGATAGACTTTATGGTGTGCTGTGACACGTTCTGTCTCTCCCACAGGAGGAACAGTTACACTCTTCCTCTACTACCtgctggttttgaaagaaaatcactgGGGTTTTATCAGCTATGAACACAAACAGTGAACAAGAAGCAAAAATGCCattcagacatttttaaaaataattctcttaaATCTTGGTATGCAGAGGAAACGGAATTGCTGCCTACATCTTAGAAAACATTTAGACCACTTTCTCAaatctgttttgcaaaaatCCTAACCAAAAGTTTGTCTGTCTACTGTTAACATCATAACGttaagagaaaggagaaatctggaaagcagagatgaaacAGCAAGTTAGTCCGTATTTCTTCCACTTTCAAGAATCACAAGAGGCCAATTATAGTAATTCCTcaaacaaaaattgaaagaaatctgaaaaccCATAACTTCTCTACTTTCACTACGCAAATACGAAGACAAGATAGCCAGACAAGCATGAGCTAGAGTATTAGTGTACACTATCTCAAATTCTCACATGCCCATAAATTTTCTGAACCTGAACTTGCATGGGCCTGCAGTGAGCATTTATGTTGAAGATTATTGAAGTCATAGGATTTCATCACTTGAGTGAAGCTCTAGTATTTAATATTTAGGAATTATTTTGCCAAGAATGCCTAGGGAATTTCCACAAGTAGAccttaaaaacacagaaaagaaggcATTATCCATTACAAATTAAGTCAGGAGGCAGCTCTTCTTCTCAAAATTAAAGCAACTGAATCTACTGGTTTTTGAAAGATACACCagttctgcaaaagaaaattacaaaagtgCAGCTTAGTTTTTGAGTGTACTGAACTTAATATTCCTCTTCTATAAATGTTTTGCCAGACTAAAAAAAACTGAATACAAGTATATTTGACTAACATATTTGGATCTTCCATCCCAAAAAACACAAGCATGCACAGGAATACTTTCATGCAAGCACTTTAGAAGCATTTACCTATGGGGGGTTGAGGGCTATATTCATACGTGTATTTGGGTGCTTAGATGCTCAAGACACCACTCTGCCATCATCTACCCCTATAGGTGCCAATTTTCCCATAACTGCTTCgttttccaaacaaaaccaataaaacaaCAAGTCATTTGTAAGGGATGTATGCCTTGGGGCTGCTATGCTCTGTGCCAGCCTCACTGGGACTCTCAAACCAAGCCTTTCCAGATGAAAATATGGGGTTTCCAACTCAGTGTATTCCTCACTGTAGGGCTCAGTCCAACGAATCTTCAGACCTGGTCTGGAGTGCACATGAAACCGGGTAAGGTCTCTCACAAAGCGCTGACAAGTTGATCCTCAACTGGCATGTGGGACAGAAAAGTTTGAATCCTTCCTCTGTCTCTTCTGGAGCATGAAATTTAACTCTTCCTTCCCTCACAGAAAATTCCTTAAACACTGGGTGCTCAAGATGAAGtaggcagagggaaaggaatcttttaaaatctcctATTAAAGCCATTgccatttaataaaatacttacaatattaataagaaaataagcagtTTGAAAACATTCCCACAGTCCATTTGTTCACACGTTTTACGCAAGTGATCAAAATAACAACCCCTTTCTGCACACTTCGGATCATGGATGATGTCCCTAGCAcaggaggcagaaagaaagaCCTGGACCCCAGAGCAATTAAAAGCACAACAGTTAACACATTTTCCTGCTGATACACAGACAAAGCAACAGCTTTGTCTTACATAGCTTCGGTTCATAATTCTAGGAGAAAAGACAATGCCCAAAATGCAGGGAAATTTTTGTCTCTGTCCTTGTTTTTGCAGAAGTTGcagaaatgattaaaaaaccTCAGACATGCAGACTTCTCAGTCCATACCACAAAACACAGTTCTGAATCACATTCAGCAGCTGTTCAGCTATCTGCAGTAGAGCAAACCCACAGCAGGACAATGCAGTTGAATATTCTACCCACAGACATGGGGGCATGTTTTGGGCACAGCTGCCTTCATTGTTTGGTCCTTCTCAGGTCTAGGGGAATACAGAAATGGAGTCTAAAAAAGGCCTTGTTTTTTATTGCAAGTGGACAATATAGTTGCACTATgtagaaaacaaaggagaactACTCCTAACTTCAGAGTTCATCTTTTTAAAGGCATGGCTATGTAAGCAATGCATCAAtcaggctgctgtttctgccaCTTCTAAGAGCACTTTGGGGTCATTTTACTGCACAAAGAAATTGTACActagaaaatgaaacacttgaAGAAAGACACGTTGAGTCTATTTTTTCAGATGATCTATTATCACCAACAGATATTTGTTTAGTCTATACAGACAAACATAATTCTCAAAACTGTCAACTATTCCAGAtagtaaatttaaaagaaagctctTGTGTCATAAAAACACCACGCAGTTCATATTTTCATCTGAAGTTTACAATTTGGAATTGAAGTTATACCGTGTTACAAGTAACTCTTAAGAGTAATAAAACAGCAATATCCTGGGTGTAAAAAACATCATCTTCTCAGTTTTCCTCCAGTCTACCTGTTTTGTAACAGGAatgacaaaaacaaacacataacCCGGTTCTAACCCTATCATGAACGTGGACACTCAAGAGACCAGCCTCTCAAGCCCATGCCATTTTCTGATAGCAAGTAGGTACCTGGATTAATATTGCATTGAAGGCAGTATTAGCCCAGAGGCACTGGAGCATTAACACCTGCACGCAGACTGGCTGTACATCTCTCCAACCAGTTCCAGGACAGTGCTCTGGCACAAAATCAACTCTACGTACGTCATGCTCATGCACTGCTCTGGTGGTAGCTCATTTAGATGAACTTTCCCTGGTTCAGCAAGGTAACCTAACCAGTAAGCACAAATTCAAGCAGAACTATAAAAAAAACGGTGTTGAGTCAAGCACGTATCTTATTATTCCCAATCTTCTTTTCACAGTCTCGTCtccaaaaatactgcagtgaagAACTCTATATAGCCTTAAAGCTTGAGgatatattatttaaatactaTATATAATCTGCTGACTTTTTCcacctaataaaaaaaatctccctttttTCCAGAAGCTTACAGATAATCTCATTATTAGTTGACAACCCACTTTAAAACGCTCTACTCCCAAACATGAGGCATTGCCAAGGCCACCCCTGTCTCCAAATCTAAAAATCCTGAAAGTTGTTATCAGAACACAATGAATGCCACAGCAGCTAGGAGAACAACTGCTCAAAGGCAAGACTGCAcacttcccttttctcttcaaTATTAAGATTGTTTAAGTTTCCACTCACAATTGTCAAGATTCAACAGAAGAATGGAAATCTGACTTTGACGGATAcaatttttatgaaaagcttACTTTCTTAAATAACAACAAATTGTGCACTTTGTACCAACTCTGTTTCCTCAGATTTTCCCAGCAATAATGCACACCTCCCGGAAGCCTGCCTTTCTGATCTGTTGAAAGAAACTCTTCCAACTCTTTTACTGTCAAACTCAAGGTACTGTTCCTGATggaaaaaccctgaaaatgTCACATAAGGGCACAAAACAATGATTGACCGTGGGTGACAAGTCAAGGTCTGCCTCTTGGGATACAGAACACTGCTTATTcatctccaaaataattttcaataaagCTCACGCATTTTCTCAGGTAACTCTTACACACACCCATTTCTGCAGAGTATATGTGATGTTTTCTCGGTCTCTTTTACAGCTCCaatccccctccccctcccccgaTCTTTGAGTTGAAAACTACAGGTAAGGAATATAACAGCAAAAAGAATGAATGATGGCCTAGTCTTCTCACTATGATGAGGAATATATGTATATCATTAATTTCACAGCAGGGAGATCATCTACACACACATAGCGCTACAAACTTGTATTTCTCTGAACATGTGTCACCACTTGTATAGCAAATGATTCTTCCATTTTTggagtttctttctctctgttggaTCACAAAGCACCATACAAACAGCAATCTAAACCTCAGAAGCATGTTTCAGCTCTAAAGATGCTGAAAGGGTAACAGGTGAGCAACATCTTTTTATGATAACAAGGGCAAAGGATGAACAACTCCAACTAAGAACACTGGCAGACCATTACTCTTTCAAAGGCCCCAAGAGATTTTAATGTGTGGCTGAACTGAGAAACCCCAGCAACTTTAAACATCTCATCTGACCGTCTGACACTGCAAAATGCAcacaccaccatgcccaccTCAAACAAGGTGGTCAGTCGGAGGAGTACCTGCATCTTCAGATTACTTCATATTTATTATCTACTAGATCAGAGATTTAAGACACCTAACGTACATCAAAGAGTAATAGATGTTTTCATACCACTTCATTTCCAGGGTTTGTAAACAAACCCATTAATCTTTAAGGTGTCAGCAGTATAGGCAGATGTGGTTTCTTTCAGACACACAGCCAAATGCAGCAACCTCTGACCAGTAAAATTCTCAACTATGTCTAGACCTTTGGCACAGAATGAAAATTGTCACTGATgtgtttcttgtatttttagcaTCAGTTTACCTGAGTAACCACAGAAAGATTTAACGCAAGGCCTGCAAGCCAGACAGTGCAAATTTAGCCCCTAGTCCCTACATCTGTGTGCATACCACTGATACACAAAACTTCcatcatttcagaaaacacataAGGGTGTTACCTTTCTGGACGTGGATGATGTCTGGAAAGTTAGCCAAATGCCCCTGATACAGCGCTAACAAATCCATCACAGGATCTAGGTCCTGCCGGGGCTGATCTGCAAAGAGGTCCCCGATGGCATCGTAGGCTTCTGCAGTGAAGGCTATGGCTTGGTTGAGGCCAGCCGAAAAGGCCTGCTGGTCCAGCTCAAACGCCTGACTGAGGCACTTAAAGGAGTGCCCCACCTTCTGGTATTCCTTCTTGAAACCAGTGACTTGTTTGCGGGCAAATTCGTTGGCGGTGTGATTAAGCTGCAGGGCGCTCTCGTCCATCTTCTTCGTGAAGGCTTTGAAGCCATCTACCTGGCTTTCCACCTCCTGCAAGTCCAGGCTGGCCCCAGGGCCCGCGGGGACACTGATGGTCAGGAAAAAGTTGGCACCCACCATCTCGTCCTTCTCAGCCTTGCGCTTGCCTTGTTTCCAGGCCTTCTCATCCGTGCTGGGACAGGTGAGGAAGTGCTGGAAGGCATCGCACTGAGCCAGCACGGGGTGGCTGCACATGTGGTCCATCCACCAGGCCAGGCCTTTGCGTCGTTTGGAGATGAAGTCCTCCTCGAAGCGGCCAGTGGCCTGCTTCTCTGGTAAGTGGGGCACGGAGATGACGGGGAACTTCTCGGCCAGGCGACCGTAGAGCCAGTCAAAGTGCTTGTAGCGGCGGTGCACCTGCTGCCCGGTGTGGCTGGGCACCAGCTTGTAGGCGATGTAGCTCTTCATGCCCTTGAACTTGGTCTGCTTGGTGGGGTCCTCGATGGAGCACTGGAAGGGGTAGGGGTTCTCCTGCCACTCGGGGCCCCGGGGGCCCAGCACCACACACAGCTTGTCCCCGTCCTTCACGAAGCCCGACGCCTCGCCCAGCACAAAGGCCTCCCCGCCAGACTTGACGAAGGTGGAGAAGCGGTTGAGGTTGCGGCTCACCGTGGCCGAGCTCTTGGCACCGCCactgccgccgccgccgggcgggtGTGGGTGGCCCGCCGggtggccgccgccgccgccgcgggagcCCAGGGAGAGCTCGGACCGGGTGGACAGGCGATAGCGGCCAgaggccgcgccgcccgccgcctcgTAGTCGGGGTAGGAGCTGCCCAGGGCGCCCGGCTCGTCGGCCACGGTGGAGCTGTCGTCCCAGTCGTCGTCCCAGTCGTCATCGCTGCCCTGGCTGGGCTGGTAGGAACCGCCGTAGGGCGCCGGCGGGAAGGGGtacccggcggcggcggggggcagcgggaAGGGCtcgggcgccgccgccggcgggggctGCTGCGCCGCCGGCTTgaaggcggcggggggcggcagCGGCTCGAAGCCGCCGGCGGGGAGGTTGGCGtagcgggcgggcggcggcggctcggcggcGCGGATCACCTGCACGTAGGAGGCCGGGAAGAGGCCGCGGTCGCCGCGGCTGTTGACGCCCTCCAGCCAGCCCTCGATGTCCTGCTCGCTGCAGAGGCTCAGCACCTCGTGCTCCCGCAGCGAGATCTCCCCCGGGTTCTCCGACCTGAAGTCGTACAGCGCCCGGGCCCGCAGCGCCATGGCCCCGtcgcccggccgccccccggggcggggggtggagGTAGCGGTAAGGGGGGgtcccggccgccgccgccgccgcggtgCCGCCGCCCCCTCACCGAaccgcgccgcgccgcggcggcggggctgcggcgggaAAGCGCCGCGGCCGCCCTCCGCCTCCGCGTCCCAGCCGGCGGGCACGCTGCGGCGGCTGGCTCCCCGGGCTCCGCTCCGCTGCGGCGCGGCAGGCTGCGAGTCCCGGCTTCACCCCGGCAGGCGAGGCAGAgcgcgggggccgggccggcgaCCGTCCCACGTCGCCAGTTTCGCTAATCCAGAGCCGAGAGGCAGGGCGGAGGAGCCGAGCGCAGAGCGGCCGCCCCCATCGATGGGCCCGGcccgccccttccccgctcGCCCCCTGGCGTCCGACCGCCCGCGGGGCTCCCGCCGGGGCCCGGGGCAGGGTCGCGGCCCGGTGGCGCTCCCAAACTGCCCCCTTCGGAGCGTGTCCTACCAGGTTTCACAGGGCGCAACGCCTGCACCTTCCACCCCTTTAAATGCCTTGACTGATCTCTCACGAGTCTGCCAGATTTCCGCCACTCGGGCACCTCACGGTTCCTCCCGACCCCCCTCAGAGGGCTTCCAGCACGTCTCCAGGCTTGGCCGAGAAGTTTGGGCTCCTTCTCGGGTGCTTGGTTTTCCTCCCCGGGCTCCCACGTGGTGCGCGGGACGAACCACTGCCCTGGCTGCTCCGGCGTCTCCGCAGGAGGTGCGGCACACGCAGATGCGGTGGTGGGGGTTGCCCTGTTCCTGGAGGTCCTCCTCCAGCGCCTGTTGCCTACCAAGAAAAGTAAGGTTGGAGTTAGGAAAGCGTGAGTTTTGCTTGCACGTGATGTGTGTTTTAGCCCTCTCGAAAAATGTGGTCATGCTGCTGATGTTCGGCTTCTGTGGAACAGCCTCGATCCCATCCCGgtgcttttttcctgccctgGTCATCTCCCCTCGTAACTCCTGTGGCACCTGGTCCTCTGTTGTTTAATCGCACGGATCCCATCCCATTAATCATCTTTGAGCTCTCTTTGGATCTCTGGATACAAGTTTCTCTCAAGATTTCTACCTGTTCATGAACAATTAGAAGTTCTCTGGAGGAGATGTGCCTGTTTGCTCCCCGGTTCTTCATGCTTTCCCATCAGCATCCCACCAGATACACAGTTCTCGCTTGTTTCTCTGGCATGGTTCAAAGTGTATGTGACTTCTCAAAGGTCTTCCTGTCAAATACTTTGTCTTCATCTGGGAGCGATTCACTGGAATGCTACAAGACCCACTGCTTCCTTTCATCAGTTTTAGTGCTTGATACCTGGGTCTTgcttttgttcacttttttcttctgacctTCATTTTTCCAATGTTAGCGCACATATTATCACAGC
Proteins encoded:
- the SNX18 gene encoding sorting nexin-18, producing MALRARALYDFRSENPGEISLREHEVLSLCSEQDIEGWLEGVNSRGDRGLFPASYVQVIRAAEPPPPARYANLPAGGFEPLPPPAAFKPAAQQPPPAAAPEPFPLPPAAAGYPFPPAPYGGSYQPSQGSDDDWDDDWDDSSTVADEPGALGSSYPDYEAAGGAASGRYRLSTRSELSLGSRGGGGGHPAGHPHPPGGGGSGGAKSSATVSRNLNRFSTFVKSGGEAFVLGEASGFVKDGDKLCVVLGPRGPEWQENPYPFQCSIEDPTKQTKFKGMKSYIAYKLVPSHTGQQVHRRYKHFDWLYGRLAEKFPVISVPHLPEKQATGRFEEDFISKRRKGLAWWMDHMCSHPVLAQCDAFQHFLTCPSTDEKAWKQGKRKAEKDEMVGANFFLTISVPAGPGASLDLQEVESQVDGFKAFTKKMDESALQLNHTANEFARKQVTGFKKEYQKVGHSFKCLSQAFELDQQAFSAGLNQAIAFTAEAYDAIGDLFADQPRQDLDPVMDLLALYQGHLANFPDIIHVQKGALTKVKESKRHVEEGKMELQKAEGIQERCNIISFATLAEINHFHKIRVRDFKSQMQHFLQQQILFFQKVTQKLEEALHKYDSV